Below is a genomic region from Synergistaceae bacterium.
TCCGTGGCAAACGTCAGCAATTTCGTGTCGGTGATTACCGGCATAGCGGATCAGACGAACCTGCTTGCGCTGAACGCGGCCATTGAGGCGGCCCGCGCGGGAGATGTGGGGCGCGGCTTTGCCGTTGTCGCGGAGGAGGTCAGAAAACTGGCGGAAGAGTCCGCCAAGGCCGCTCAGAACGTCAACGGCATCATCGGAAACCTTCAGATCCAGGCGCAGGAGAGTATCCAGGCCACAACAGAAGCCGGCCGGGCCCTCAGCGACACCCTTACCCAGGCGGCGGAGGCCCAGAAACAGCTCGACGACGCCATGAAGGAGATCAACAAGGCCAACGACTCCATCCAGAACATCGCGGCAGTCGCCCAGGAGCAGGCGGCCTCCAGCAAAGAGGTGGCCGGCGCGATAGACAAAGCCACCAGGTCCACGGTGGAAATGGCGCAGACGATGAACCAGATCCACATGGCGTCAGAGGGGACGGTAAAGGTCGCTCAGAACGTGGCGGAGCAGGCGGAAGCCATGACCGGACACGCCGAGTCTTTGACCGAGGCCCTCTCCAGGTTCACTCTGAAAGAAACCTCCGAGCGTCCTGCGAGAAAGGAACCCGGGAAGGTTCTGCCTCTGAAGGCCGTGCCAAAACAAAAGGCCAGATAATAACAAAGAGGCCCGGAGAGAAAAGTCAGGGAGAAGAAGATTTGACCCTGCCATGCAGAAGTTTAATCGGCAGACCTGCGGATGTTTCCGGGTACAGATTCATACATAAATTGATATTTTGTCAAGATGATTTTCATCTCAATGTGAGCTGAATTGTGCCTTACGCGGGGGAGCAGAGAAAGCATATGATGTCTTTGAGGTGAGAAGTATAGTCGCTAAAAACGTTCAGGTTCAAGAGTCAAAGAGTCGCGACTATATTTCTTCCCCCGCTTTTTATTTGATTCATTATGAGAGCAGGAGTGTGAAAAATGAACACAGGAGGAAGGTTATGGAAATTTTAGGGGCTGCCACTCATCTCCCATGGTACAAAAGATTTTGGCGCAGAACCCCGAAGCAGGCCCTTTTGTTCAGGAGAACCATGAGGATCATTCAGTCAGACAGAGCCGGAGATCGGTGCGAAGAATCTGCATATGACATGTAACAGGAGAAGCAGCAACCAACCACCTTCGATTGAAAGCAAACGACGAAATGAGGTGTTTTCCCTGAATATCGAAAGAAGCAAATACGAAAATTTCCCAAACGACGCCAAAAAACATCTGCGGTCCTTTTTCCAAAAAAGAAAGCTGATAACCGGCATGTTCAACTGTTTTCCCTGTCCGGTGGAAGTTTTCTCGTCGGATGGGACAGCATTGTTTGTGAACCAGGCGGCCCTTGCGGAATATGACATCGCCACCCCGGAGGCGATCAATGGAAAATACAACATATTCAGAGATTCCTCCAGCGATGTTGGCAGGTGGGTCAAAGCGGCGGCCAGGCGGGTGTATCAGGGAGAAACGGTGGTATTTAAGGATATCCGGGTTCCGCCGGAGAAGATAAAAAAGTGTTACGACGTACATGATCGCGATTTAGAGACCCTCTGCCGGGACATTACGGTTTTCCCCGTTCCGGACGAAGTGGGGCAAATGGTTTATTTCGCCGTTTTTGTCATCTACAAACCGGTGTATCGCTTCAGAGAGGAACTGATCAGGGCAAAAAAGTATCTGGAAGCCCACTGGATGGAAAAATACGACGGAACCAGGGTGGCAGATGTGGCGGGACTGAAGCAGGTCCGGTTTATCCGTTTGTTTACAAAACACTTTGGGCTAACGCCCTATAAATATTACACACAATACAGAATTGACAAGGTGAAAAATCTTGTACGAAACACCGACCTCTCCATCGAAGAGGCCTTTGCCGCCTGCAACATGGACTATAACGGCCACTTCGCCAAGGTGTTTCGAAACATAGTCGGGCTGTCTCCCTACGCCTATCGAAAACATTTCTGCATAAAAAACTCAAGCCTGGCGGCAGGTGAATAGGAGCAGAACCATTACAATAAGGATAAAGCCAATCGCGCCCGGCCAGGCCGCGCTGCACCCGCCGCCGCTTTTTCCTGTTGGCGCGGGTTCCGGCTCCGGGTCGCCGAAGGTCAGCTCCACCGCGCCGGAAATTTTCCCGTCGGATGCGGCGGCGGTGATGGTGGTTCGCCCCGGGGTTTTCAGAACTGTAACCATGCCGGTGTTCCGCGTCACCGACGCCACGTCGGAGTTGGAGCTTTTCCAGGTCAGAGCTCTGTCCTCCGTGGCCTCCTCGGGCTCAAAAGCCGGTGAAAGGAAAAACACGTCGCCCTCTTCGCACTCCGAAACGTCCGGCGCGGTCAGGGTCACGCTTTGAAGCGGAATCTCCGCCGGCGGGGTGGTAACAGCCTTCCCGATGTCCAGCAGACCGTATTTCGAGAGCTTATAGTCCGGCGCTTTCTGCCGCTCAATGTTCGCGCCCATATCCGGCGAAGCGATGGCGACGTGGTCCGTCTCAGGGTTATAGTCATGGTTGGCCGTGACCAGCAGGCGGCTTTTCAGGCGCGCGGCGTTCAGATCCGGATACCGGGAGGCCAGCAGCGCGACGGCCCCGGTCACGTGGGGCGCGGCCATGGAGGTGCCCGCCATGTAAACATATTCATTGTCGGCCTTTTTTCCATCAGCGTCCGCGTGGCTGACGCTGAGAATGTTCTGATATTTATTTTCTTCCGTGGTGCGGGACGAGCCGTATGTTCCGCCGGGCGCGGCGAGCTGGACGTACTTCGAGCTCCAGTTGGAAAAATAGCTCGCCCTGCCGCGGGGCGCAAAAACGTCCGTGCTGGCGACGCTGCCCACCACGATCATGTTGGAGAGCCCCAAAAAACTGGCGGGATATTCGTATTCTCCCCTGTGAGCGATGTACTGGATTTCGTCCCCTTTGCCCGCCGTGAGGTCGACGGTCGCGGGGGCGCCGACCTCCATGCCGTTGTTTCCCGCCGCCACGACGATCACGGGCGCGTTGGGCAACTTATCCAATGCCCTGAACGCAAGAGAAAGAGGGCTGCTGACCGCTTCTTCGGGAGGAACGTCGTTCCCCCCTCCCAGGGACAGGTTGACCGCCGCAATTTTGGGAGGGTTTGGGCTCTTCAGCAGGTCCACAAGGCAGTCCAGCGCGGCGATGGTGTTGGACCAGGGGGCGCTGCCGCTTTTGTCGAGTGTACGAAGTACGATGATCTTCGTCTTCCAGTTCACGCCCGCCACGCCGGCTCCATTGTTCCCCACCGCGCCGATCGTGCCGGCCACGTGAGTACCGTGTCCGTTTTCGTCTTCCCAGGCCGTCTCGTCTTCCGAGGCGAAGTTCCGGCAGTATTCAAACGCGATGTTGTCTTTCAAATCCTCGTGGTCTTTCGCGATCCCCGAGTCGATCACCGCGACGTAAATATCCCCCGTGAAGTCTCCGCTCGTCACCGCCCAGGCGGCGGACGCGCCGATCATCTCCATGCCCCAGAGTTCCCCGTAACGCGCGTCGTTCGGGCGCGCCTCAGAAAGGGAAGCGGCGTACATGATGCGGTTCGGAGAGACGGAGAGTACGTCCGGGTTCCTTTTCAGCTCTTCCATCAGCTGCTCCGTGGTCTTCGTTTCGGACCGGAACAGCGTGATCAGGGCGTCGCTTTCCGCGGACAGGCTGGAGTAGGACCGGATTGCCGAGGCCCCCACGGTCCGCGCCGCCGCGTGGAGGTAACCGCCCTCAGACGCCGCGGCGGCCACAGATTTGGCGCTGATCTCCCCGACTTTGTTTTTGAACACGACGAGGACCTCTCCCTCGACGCAGTTTCCCCTGGGGCTGACCGCAGTTTTCGGTTCCGCTTCGGTCGGGGACGCAAGCCCCAGGAGGGAGACGATTAAAAATAACAGCGCCGCGAAAAGCAATTCCCTGTCAGTTGTTCTTTTCACTGTCTTCATTGTAAAAATCTCCTGCTTCGTTTTTATATTTATTATTTCACATTTCTTTCTTTCTTCACATTTCCCTTGAGACAAACCTGTTTTTCAGCACGCGTTTCACCAGGTTTCGCAGCGCATTGTAGTCAAGCGGCTTCGTAAGATATCCGTTCATTCCCGCTTCCAGCGCCCTTTGGACATTTGCGTCCCGCTCGTTTGCGGGAAAGTCGGAGATCAGCGCCACAATGGGTACATTTTTCGCGTCCGTTCGATCTGTGCCGCGAAGTCTCCAGGTGGTTTCGCAGTCGTCGGGGCTTTTTTTCGCGTCTGACCGGTCTGTGCCGCGAAGTCTCCAGGCGGTCTCGTAGCCGTCCATACCTGGCATCTGGACGTCAATCAGAACCAGGGCGTAAGCGTTTTCCGGCGACTGGGCGAACATGCGCAAAGCTGCCTCTCCACTGT
It encodes:
- a CDS encoding AraC family transcriptional regulator, which encodes MNQAALAEYDIATPEAINGKYNIFRDSSSDVGRWVKAAARRVYQGETVVFKDIRVPPEKIKKCYDVHDRDLETLCRDITVFPVPDEVGQMVYFAVFVIYKPVYRFREELIRAKKYLEAHWMEKYDGTRVADVAGLKQVRFIRLFTKHFGLTPYKYYTQYRIDKVKNLVRNTDLSIEEAFAACNMDYNGHFAKVFRNIVGLSPYAYRKHFCIKNSSLAAGE
- a CDS encoding S8 family serine peptidase: MKTVKRTTDRELLFAALLFLIVSLLGLASPTEAEPKTAVSPRGNCVEGEVLVVFKNKVGEISAKSVAAAASEGGYLHAAARTVGASAIRSYSSLSAESDALITLFRSETKTTEQLMEELKRNPDVLSVSPNRIMYAASLSEARPNDARYGELWGMEMIGASAAWAVTSGDFTGDIYVAVIDSGIAKDHEDLKDNIAFEYCRNFASEDETAWEDENGHGTHVAGTIGAVGNNGAGVAGVNWKTKIIVLRTLDKSGSAPWSNTIAALDCLVDLLKSPNPPKIAAVNLSLGGGNDVPPEEAVSSPLSLAFRALDKLPNAPVIVVAAGNNGMEVGAPATVDLTAGKGDEIQYIAHRGEYEYPASFLGLSNMIVVGSVASTDVFAPRGRASYFSNWSSKYVQLAAPGGTYGSSRTTEENKYQNILSVSHADADGKKADNEYVYMAGTSMAAPHVTGAVALLASRYPDLNAARLKSRLLVTANHDYNPETDHVAIASPDMGANIERQKAPDYKLSKYGLLDIGKAVTTPPAEIPLQSVTLTAPDVSECEEGDVFFLSPAFEPEEATEDRALTWKSSNSDVASVTRNTGMVTVLKTPGRTTITAAASDGKISGAVELTFGDPEPEPAPTGKSGGGCSAAWPGAIGFILIVMVLLLFTCRQA